The sequence GTTATTCATTTTAGCGTTAAAATCAGAAGTTTCATTTTGATGGTTAGAGCTGTTTGAGTCTTCATTTGAGCGGCCAAGCTGCTCTACCACCTTGTCAAGCAATCCAGAAAGTATCCTATAATTGTTTTTTATAGCATTTACAAGTCTTTCGTCGTGTGTGCCTTTTTTGTATTCAGCTTTGAGGGCATTGGAGTTTTGATTTATGTTTTTAATTTCAGTTTTAAGCTGGTTTGTAACTTTAACGGCTTCCGGTCCGGAACCGGCAAGTGTTTCAATCTGATTTAGTTTTTTTTCGGTGAGCGATGCATAATAATTTTCCATTTCAATGACCTCTTTAGGTAACTGTGATTCAGCTTGCTGAGTTTGATTACCTGATTTGCTTAAAGCTGAAATAATGCCCAGGGTAAATCCTGCAACTATAAGAATGGCAGCGGCCACCTGTAACCATGTATTTATTCTGGAAAACTGATTGGCTGATTTTTGCCTCGATTGTTCATTCAGTAATTGCATGAACTTTTCTTCATGACCCCATCCGGGAGTTTCATCATCAAACAGTCTCTTGTTGTCTTTGATAAAATCTTCAATATTTTTCATCTTAATTCCTTTCCAAGTTAACGGTGCTCTTTGTCCCTGTCATTTGCATTTTGATAATACCAAGCAGCGAATGTTTGGCTCTGGAAATTCTTGTTCGCACATTTTGCTGATTAATCTTCAGAATTTGCCCGATTTCTTCATGGTCATATCCTTCGAAAAGATATAAAGAGAGCACAATTCTATAATCGATGTGCAGCTTTGTCATTGCATTTTTAATCATTTCAACCTGAAATTCAATGAATTCATCTTCCTGATTGCCGTTCGGCTCAGGAATATCAGGCAATGTTTCAGTTGGTTTTTCAATCTGTTTTTTTTTGTTTAGAAAGTCAAGACAATTATTCACTGCAATTTTTTTTAACCAACCTTCAAAGTTGCCATGGCCTTTGTAAGTTTTTATTTTTCCAAATGCATCAATAAACGAGTTTTGCATGAGATCCTCAGCATCAGCATGATTGCAGATGATACGCAGGCAAGTATTAAATATCGGCCGGTAATATTTCCGGTAGACTTCAATCTGCGCATTTGGGTCACCGCTTTTGCAGCCTTCAACAAGCTTGTTGTCCTGATTCATATTGTCAGTTGTTCTATTATAAAGACCAACGGATTTTACTTTTGTTACACTTCAGGGTGAGATTTATCTAAATTAATTGTTTGATTTTACCCTGATTATGAAATTGCAGCGAAAATTTTCAGCCTTAAAATATTGCTGTACTTATGAAAAGACTGCAAAGACAGGTTATTGTTACACTTGGGGGTGCGGCAACTGTCAGTTATGGATATGTGTCTTTGTGTCTTTGTGTATTTGTGACCATCATCAGGCACTTCTGTAATTACTTCTTTTATCCGTTAGCTTTAATGGAAGCCGGCTGGATAATGAAGGTATCTGATTTATTTTCAATCCTTCATCCAACAGAAGTTTTATTCAACTAAATTTGCCCGCCCAAAATGTTGAACTGGCAGTCTTTAATTAATTAAACCTTGGTTTCTTGAAAAATAACGTACTTAAATACTACTCTTATGCTGTGCTTTCCATGCTGTTTTGGGGCCTGACATTTGTATGGTTTAAAATAGCTGTAGCTTATTATGAGCCTATTACTATTATTTTTATCAGACTCGTACTCTCATCTGCCATTTTGTTAATGTTTGCATGGATCACCGGAAAGTATGAAAAAATTGAGCGAGCCGACCTGAAGTGGTTTTATTTACTGGCGTTTACTCAACCATTTTTTTATTTTCTGGGCGAGAGTTTTGGGCTTAAATATGTTTCATCAACCATTTCTTCAGCCATCATAGCCACCATACCATTATTCAGTCCCCTGGCAGCTGTTTGGTTTACCCGCGAAAAAACCAATGTTTACACCTGGGCAGGAATTATTGTTTCATTTGCAGGTATATTACTCATGCTTGTTAATCGTGATTTAAGCCTGAATGCTGAACCTAAAGGAATAGCCCTTTTGTTTATGGCAGTTTTGTCAGCAGTCATTTATTCGGTAATAGTTAAGAAACTTACCCATAAATACAGTGCATTGACCATCATTTCAAGGCAAAATCTGATTGGAGCTCTTTATTTTCTTCCATTATTTATATTTTTTGACTTCGATTCCTTTATTTCTGTAAAACCTGATACAAGTTTGATACTTGCCATGCTGCAATTAGCAGTTTTTGGTTCTTGCCTGGCTTATCTCTTTTTTATTATTGCTGTAGCTCAGCTGGGCATGGTAAAAGCCAATATTTTTACGAACCTTATTCCCGTTTTTACGGCGGTTTTTGCCTATTTTGTTTTGGCTGAAGTATTTAATGTTCAAAAGGTTACAGGTATTATTCTGGTAGTGATGGGAATTGTAGTTTCACAAACAAAGGAGATTCTGCAATTGTTGAATCGCGAGCATAATAAGCGAAAATCTGTCCTCAAAAATCATTGAAAATTTTTCTAATTGTGCATGTCATTTTTCCTGAGAAATAATCATCAGGATTTCAGTTTTTTCATGCATCTTTGTGTAAGGCAGCTATTTAGTTCATAATAGCTCAAGCTTTTGATATATTCCCATAACAAAACTGTCAGTTCTATGAAAATTCTCATTCTGGGAGCCGGGCTGGTTGGCGCTCCAATGGCTATTGACCTTGCAAAAGATGGTGAGTTTGAAGTTACATCAGCTGATATCAATGAAGAGGCTCTTCAGCGGCTTAAGGATGTAAAAGGTATTCAAACAATTCAGGCCGATCTGGATAATGAAAGTGTACTTAAGTCTTTGGTTTTGCAGCATGATATGGTGCTTAATGCTGTTCCCGGTTTTATGGGGTTCCGTACTGTTGAGCGCATTATCGAATGCGGGAAAAATGTAGTTGATATTGCATTTTTTCCGGAGGATATGTTTGACCTTGATGAAAAAGCGCGTAAGATGGGTGTAACTGTAATTTCAGATATTGGTGTTGCTCCGGGAATGAGTAATGTGCTGATTGGGTATGGGGCTTCTCAACTTGATACACTAGAAAAAGGAATAACCTATGTTGGTGGATTGCCGGTTGTAAGGACATGGCCTTTTGAATATAAGGCAGTTTTTTCGCCCATTGATGTGATTGAAGAGTACACACGGCCAGCCAGATATATTGATAATGGCCGATTGGTGGTAAAAGAGGCCCTTTCAGATGCGGAATTGATTGATTTCCCTGGTATTGGCACTCTTGAAGCTTTTAACAGCGATGGATTGAGAACACTGGCTTCTACGATTAAGGGTGATTATTTGATTGAAAAAACGCTTAGATACAAAGGTCATATTGAAAAAATGGCTGTTTTGCGCGATACCGGATTTTTTCAAAAAGAGCCGGTTATGATTAACGGAGCCATGGTAAGTCCACTTGAGTTTACTTCTAAATTGTTGTTTCCCAAATGGAAGCTCGAAGAAGGGGAGGAGGATATTACTATCATGCGTGTAATTACCGAAGGCATGAAAGATGGTGTAAGACAACGATATACGTGGGATTTATTTGATCGCTATGATAGAGAAACAGGCATTCATTCAATGGCCAGAACTACTGGTTATACCGCTACAATGACTTTAAGGCTTTTGGCCAATGGCTTATACAATGTTAAAGGAGTTTCAGCTCCTGAATTTCTGGGTCGCAATCCGGAAATTGTCAGTTTTTTACTCGAAGGCCTTCGCCGCAGGGGAGTTATTTACAAAGAGCAACATGTTATGCTGAAATAATCTAACTGTCGTTTTGTTTAAAGGCTTTCTGAAAAACCCGGGCAGGGCTTGATGAGATGTGAAATTAATAACCTCTGAAATCAATGTTTCGACTATCAACCATTGTCACCCACTTGCCCATTTTTTTTTGAATGATCCTGAAATGATGCTCATCGGCAGGTGAAATAAAAGAGATCGCTTCTCCGGGTGATTCAGCGCGGCCGGTTCTTCCTATGCGGTGAATGTAATCTTTGGGCGAACGGGGTAACTCATAATTAATGACAAATGGCAGGAATTTAATATCAATCCCTCTTGATATCAAATCGGTAGCGACTAAAACCTGGATTTTGCCCGATTTGAATTTCTCCAACGCATTTGTCCGGGCTTCCTGACTTTTTTTGCTGTGAATGGCTGTAGATAATATCCCGTGTTTTCGAAGTTTATCAACAACACTTTCGGCCATGTAAACAGATGATGTGAAAACCAGGATTTGCTGATAATTGCTTTTGTAAATGAGATACCGGAGTAATGGCCCTTTTTTTTCTTCAGAAACCAGATAGGCGGTTTGCGTTATCAGGTCAATATTTTCGCCTTCGGGTTCAATTTTTATCACTACCGGGTTGCGTAATAATATTTGTTTGATATTGCTGACATCTTCACTTAATGTGGCGGAGAATAATAAGTTTTGACGTTTTTTGGGCAAAAGAGAAAATATCCGTGTCATTTCCTCGCGGAATGCAGGGTTGAGAAGTTTGTCAGCTTCATCAAGTACCAGCGTTTCAACAGATGAAAGATGAACAGCATTCAAATCTATCAGTTCCAGCAGCCTGCCGGGTGTGGCAATCAAAATATGAACTCCCTGCAAGGCCATCATTTGCGGGTTAGCTGAAACGCCTCCATACACAGCCAATGTTTTAACCTTTTGGGGCAATACTTTGCTAAAAATCTGAAAAACATCTCTCACCTGAATGGCCAATTCCCTTGTTGGAACCACCACCAGAATATGAGCATGTCTGTTTACTGAAAGAGGTTGGGACATCAAATTCATCAGAATTGGCAAAACATAACCTGCTGTCTTGCCCGAACCGGTTTGTGCAATTCCAAGTACGTCTTTTTTGTCCATAACAGCAGGTATAACCTCTTTTTGTATAGGATAAGGCTGCGTGTAATTTTGTGCAAGTAAGGCTTCTGATAATGCGGGAGATAAGCCAAGCGACGTAAATGGCATGTTAGAATAATTTGAAATTTGAAAGTGTGTAAATAATTGACAAAGATAACGGAAATAATCTGTGAGGCTCGTTTAACCTTCTATCCTTCATGCTGAATTCTTGTCAGTATACCCTGGATTATGGCCTGAAATCTGATTTAATCCAATAATTGAAAGAAATGCTGATTTTTTTTACTTTTCTTCGTTTTGTTGATTGTGCTATCTTTCAAACAGTTATTCCCTTTTAAAGAGAAAAGTAAGAAAAAAAAATGCATATTTTTGATCTAAAATGGCGCAATACATTGTTAAAATTAAAAACTTTCCTATTTTTGCACTCCTTAAACAATGGCGGGGTAGCTCAGTTGGTTAGAGCGTCGGATTCATAACCCGGAGGTCACGAGTTCAATTCTCGTCCCCGCTACAATATCAAAGGTTGTCATAATATGGCAACCTTTTTCTTTGTGCTTAACTCCGGATAAGACACGAGCTTATTTTTCATTCTAACGGAAATCGGGTTGTTAAATCAAGGAAATCTTTATTATTATTATTTTTACGTTTATCAATTAACCCCAACCCAACCTATTGGTGTAACATCAGTAAATGGTTTCATTAAGCGGCCATAAACATACAGAGTATGTTGTATATATCTTGTATTCAAGTAGATATAATAAATTCTATATTGGATACACTTCTAACCTTATTGAACGGTATAAATCTCATAATTTTAAGGGAATAAAAGGTTGGACTACCAGATTTCGCCCTTGGAAAGTTGTTTATGTTGAAGTGTTTGCTGA comes from Lentimicrobiaceae bacterium and encodes:
- a CDS encoding sigma-70 family RNA polymerase sigma factor; this translates as MNQDNKLVEGCKSGDPNAQIEVYRKYYRPIFNTCLRIICNHADAEDLMQNSFIDAFGKIKTYKGHGNFEGWLKKIAVNNCLDFLNKKKQIEKPTETLPDIPEPNGNQEDEFIEFQVEMIKNAMTKLHIDYRIVLSLYLFEGYDHEEIGQILKINQQNVRTRISRAKHSLLGIIKMQMTGTKSTVNLERN
- a CDS encoding DMT family transporter; translation: MKNNVLKYYSYAVLSMLFWGLTFVWFKIAVAYYEPITIIFIRLVLSSAILLMFAWITGKYEKIERADLKWFYLLAFTQPFFYFLGESFGLKYVSSTISSAIIATIPLFSPLAAVWFTREKTNVYTWAGIIVSFAGILLMLVNRDLSLNAEPKGIALLFMAVLSAVIYSVIVKKLTHKYSALTIISRQNLIGALYFLPLFIFFDFDSFISVKPDTSLILAMLQLAVFGSCLAYLFFIIAVAQLGMVKANIFTNLIPVFTAVFAYFVLAEVFNVQKVTGIILVVMGIVVSQTKEILQLLNREHNKRKSVLKNH
- a CDS encoding saccharopine dehydrogenase NADP-binding domain-containing protein yields the protein MKILILGAGLVGAPMAIDLAKDGEFEVTSADINEEALQRLKDVKGIQTIQADLDNESVLKSLVLQHDMVLNAVPGFMGFRTVERIIECGKNVVDIAFFPEDMFDLDEKARKMGVTVISDIGVAPGMSNVLIGYGASQLDTLEKGITYVGGLPVVRTWPFEYKAVFSPIDVIEEYTRPARYIDNGRLVVKEALSDAELIDFPGIGTLEAFNSDGLRTLASTIKGDYLIEKTLRYKGHIEKMAVLRDTGFFQKEPVMINGAMVSPLEFTSKLLFPKWKLEEGEEDITIMRVITEGMKDGVRQRYTWDLFDRYDRETGIHSMARTTGYTATMTLRLLANGLYNVKGVSAPEFLGRNPEIVSFLLEGLRRRGVIYKEQHVMLK
- a CDS encoding DEAD/DEAH box helicase — protein: MPFTSLGLSPALSEALLAQNYTQPYPIQKEVIPAVMDKKDVLGIAQTGSGKTAGYVLPILMNLMSQPLSVNRHAHILVVVPTRELAIQVRDVFQIFSKVLPQKVKTLAVYGGVSANPQMMALQGVHILIATPGRLLELIDLNAVHLSSVETLVLDEADKLLNPAFREEMTRIFSLLPKKRQNLLFSATLSEDVSNIKQILLRNPVVIKIEPEGENIDLITQTAYLVSEEKKGPLLRYLIYKSNYQQILVFTSSVYMAESVVDKLRKHGILSTAIHSKKSQEARTNALEKFKSGKIQVLVATDLISRGIDIKFLPFVINYELPRSPKDYIHRIGRTGRAESPGEAISFISPADEHHFRIIQKKMGKWVTMVDSRNIDFRGY
- a CDS encoding GIY-YIG nuclease family protein; its protein translation is MVSLSGHKHTEYVVYILYSSRYNKFYIGYTSNLIERYKSHNFKGIKGWTTRFRPWKVVYVEVFADKQSALKREHDLKGAKARKDIIQKIHNIYPEVGFISA